In one Modestobacter sp. L9-4 genomic region, the following are encoded:
- a CDS encoding APC family permease gives MSDPRTTHPAEAPATTAGEDGVEAFGYQQELKRSLSFTDLLVYGLVFMVPIAPFGIFGSVFSASGGMIALVYLIGGLAMAFTAASYSQMSRAFPMAGSVYTYAGRGIAQPVGFLAGWMILLDYVLIPGLLYLIAGVAMNAIVSGIPVAVWVVAFVVLNTVVNFLGIEFTARTNKIMLIGELVVLALFVVIGLIALLSSNGNGADAFSPIYDSDTFDVSLVFGAVSIAVLSFLGFDGISTLAEENRESARSIGKSMIAALALAGTLFIVQTWIAALLVPAPATLIADGDAAGTSFYDAAEAASGHWLYIVTAVATAIAWGFANSLVAQAATSRLLFAMARDRQLPAFLRKVHPTRRVPVNATLLVAAVSLVLGLYMTTRDDYGIGTLSTLVNFGALSAFLVLHVAVVVHFVVRNGSRDWWRHLIVPVIGFAILSYVVVNANVAAQRLGFAWLGLGVLVLVYLLATGRKPVLAEETVK, from the coding sequence GTGAGCGACCCACGCACCACCCACCCCGCCGAGGCACCAGCGACGACCGCCGGCGAGGACGGCGTCGAGGCGTTCGGCTACCAGCAGGAGCTCAAGCGCTCGCTGAGCTTCACCGACCTGCTGGTCTACGGCCTGGTCTTCATGGTGCCGATCGCGCCGTTCGGCATCTTCGGCAGCGTCTTCTCCGCCTCCGGCGGCATGATCGCGCTCGTCTACCTCATCGGTGGACTGGCCATGGCGTTCACCGCGGCGTCCTACTCGCAGATGTCGCGGGCCTTCCCGATGGCCGGCTCGGTCTACACCTACGCCGGGCGCGGCATCGCCCAGCCGGTCGGCTTCCTGGCCGGCTGGATGATCCTGCTGGACTACGTGCTCATCCCCGGCCTGCTCTACCTGATCGCCGGCGTCGCCATGAACGCGATCGTCAGCGGCATCCCCGTCGCGGTGTGGGTGGTCGCCTTCGTCGTCCTCAACACCGTCGTCAACTTCCTCGGCATCGAGTTCACCGCCCGCACCAACAAGATCATGCTGATCGGTGAGCTGGTCGTGCTGGCGCTGTTCGTGGTCATCGGCCTGATCGCGCTGCTGAGCAGCAACGGCAACGGCGCCGACGCGTTCTCCCCGATCTACGACAGCGACACCTTCGACGTCAGCCTGGTGTTCGGCGCCGTCTCGATCGCCGTGCTGAGCTTCCTGGGCTTCGACGGCATCTCCACCCTGGCCGAGGAGAACCGGGAGTCCGCCCGCTCGATCGGCAAGTCGATGATCGCCGCGCTCGCACTGGCCGGGACGCTGTTCATCGTCCAGACCTGGATCGCCGCCCTGCTGGTGCCCGCCCCCGCGACCCTGATCGCCGACGGCGACGCCGCGGGCACGTCCTTCTACGACGCCGCCGAGGCCGCCAGCGGGCACTGGCTCTACATCGTCACCGCGGTGGCGACCGCGATCGCCTGGGGCTTCGCCAACTCCCTCGTCGCCCAGGCCGCCACCTCCCGGCTGCTGTTCGCCATGGCCCGCGACCGGCAGCTGCCTGCCTTCCTGCGCAAGGTCCACCCCACGCGCCGGGTGCCGGTCAACGCCACGCTGCTGGTCGCCGCGGTCAGCCTGGTGCTCGGCCTGTACATGACCACCCGCGACGACTACGGCATCGGGACGCTGTCGACGCTGGTCAACTTCGGCGCCCTGTCGGCCTTCCTGGTGCTGCACGTGGCGGTCGTCGTGCACTTCGTCGTCCGCAACGGCAGCCGCGACTGGTGGCGGCACCTCATCGTGCCGGTCATCGGGTTCGCGATCCTGAGCTACGTCGTGGTCAACGCCAACGTGGCGGCCCAGCGGCTGGGCTTCGCCTGGCTCGGCCTCGGCGTGCTGGTGCTGGTCTACCTGCTCGCCACCGGCCGCAAGCCCGTGCTGGCCGAGGAGACGGTGAAGTGA
- a CDS encoding response regulator transcription factor — protein sequence MRVLVADDERLLAETVAEGLRRLSIAVDVCYDGEAALELVSVHRYDVAVLDRDMPGRTGDEVCRHMVASRDGVRVLMLTAAGGIRDRVDGLSLGADDYLTKPFAFAELAARVQALGRRSGAATPPVLDQHGIVLDVPRHTASRDGRLLSLTPKEFAVLTVLMRAEGQIVTAEQLLEQAWDSHTDPFTNTVRVAVMTLRRKLGDPPVLHTVPRVGYRLGGS from the coding sequence ATGCGCGTGCTGGTGGCCGATGACGAGCGGTTGCTCGCCGAGACCGTGGCCGAGGGGCTGCGCCGGCTGTCGATCGCCGTCGACGTCTGCTACGACGGCGAGGCGGCGCTGGAGCTGGTGTCGGTGCACCGCTACGACGTCGCGGTGCTCGACCGGGACATGCCCGGGCGCACCGGTGACGAGGTGTGCCGGCACATGGTGGCCAGCCGGGACGGCGTGCGGGTGCTGATGCTCACCGCGGCCGGTGGCATCCGGGACCGGGTGGACGGCCTCAGCCTGGGGGCCGATGACTACCTCACCAAGCCCTTCGCCTTCGCCGAGCTGGCCGCCCGGGTGCAGGCGCTGGGACGGCGCTCGGGTGCGGCCACCCCGCCGGTGCTCGACCAGCACGGCATCGTCCTCGACGTCCCGCGGCACACCGCCTCCCGGGACGGCCGGCTGCTGTCGCTGACCCCCAAGGAGTTCGCGGTGCTCACCGTGCTGATGCGCGCCGAGGGCCAGATCGTCACCGCCGAGCAGCTGCTGGAGCAGGCCTGGGACTCCCACACCGACCCCTTTACCAACACCGTCCGGGTCGCGGTGATGACCCTGCGCCGCAAGCTCGGTGACCCGCCGGTGCTGCACACCGTGCCCCGGGTCGGCTACCGGCTGGGGGGCAGCTGA
- a CDS encoding acetamidase/formamidase family protein: MSADLEVVGLHPTPEQYRYVFGGGAEPLVRVQPGTVVELTTEDCFGGRVRTAEDLPSRVCDLAHLNPVTGPVHVEGAEPGDTLAVHVIDIAPARDWAVSTTFPHFGALTATHETAMLHDPLEEVVWVYEVDRERGTCLFRPRRGGPEVELPLDPMHGTLGVAPAAGQAFMSITPAAHGGNMDTPELRAGTTVYLGVNVPGAQLSLGDGHCRQGEGEVCGTAVEAAMRTVVVVDLVKGGAPAWPRLESDEFLMSTGSVRPLEDAYRVSQRDLVGWTAELAGWDLLDAYQLVSQAGLAPVANVVDTNYTMVAKLAKRYLPGAAAFDGVHARLRETGAAYLAQR; encoded by the coding sequence GTGAGCGCCGACCTCGAGGTCGTCGGGCTGCACCCGACGCCGGAGCAGTACCGCTACGTCTTCGGCGGCGGCGCCGAGCCGCTGGTCCGGGTGCAGCCCGGCACCGTCGTCGAGCTCACCACCGAGGACTGCTTCGGCGGCCGGGTGCGCACGGCCGAGGACCTGCCCAGCCGGGTGTGCGACCTGGCGCACCTGAACCCGGTCACCGGACCGGTGCACGTCGAGGGCGCCGAGCCCGGCGACACCCTCGCCGTGCACGTCATCGACATCGCCCCGGCCCGCGACTGGGCGGTGTCCACGACGTTCCCGCACTTCGGGGCGCTGACCGCCACCCACGAGACCGCGATGCTGCACGACCCGCTCGAGGAGGTCGTGTGGGTCTACGAGGTCGACCGCGAGCGGGGCACCTGCCTGTTCCGGCCGCGCCGCGGCGGACCGGAGGTCGAGCTGCCGCTGGACCCGATGCACGGCACGCTCGGCGTCGCCCCGGCCGCGGGGCAGGCCTTCATGTCGATCACGCCCGCGGCGCACGGGGGCAACATGGACACCCCCGAGCTGCGCGCCGGGACGACGGTCTACCTGGGGGTCAACGTCCCCGGGGCGCAGCTGTCGCTGGGCGACGGGCACTGCCGGCAGGGTGAGGGCGAGGTGTGCGGCACCGCGGTCGAGGCGGCCATGCGCACGGTGGTCGTGGTCGACCTGGTCAAGGGCGGCGCCCCGGCGTGGCCGCGGCTGGAGAGCGACGAGTTCCTGATGTCGACCGGCTCGGTGCGACCGCTCGAGGACGCCTACCGGGTCAGCCAGCGGGACCTGGTCGGCTGGACCGCCGAGCTCGCCGGCTGGGACCTCCTGGACGCCTACCAGCTGGTCAGCCAGGCCGGGCTGGCGCCGGTGGCCAACGTCGTGGACACCAACTACACGATGGTGGCGAAGCTGGCCAAGCGGTACCTGCCGGGTGCGGCCGCCTTCGACGGCGTGCACGCCCGGCTCCGGGAGACCGGCGCGGCCTACCTCGCCCAGCGCTGA
- a CDS encoding ATP-binding protein produces the protein MRLPLRARTSLGLLTCLLLGGLFVPWAYQHLANIRRAVFYDSLFLRCSDDWRDVGASGCAPSDYDPLEAVVLLVLVSALVLAAVVGLTVWSGRPLRRLSVTVQRFGPQNLAERTDVPARRGQFGQLAGGIDAMLDRVAEGYDAQRRFAANASHELRTPLALQRTLIEVGLSGDPTPDQVQLLTRQLLTTNERNEALIEGLLVLAETDQAVVTRSPQRLDAIAADVASVYQQLAGAAGVRLQTALEPVVVAGEAALLERLIANLVHNGIKYNVPGGEVCLRVTPGQPVLQVTNTGPLVPAESVPRLFEPFRRARGDRLDHSGGAGLGLTIARSITQAHAGHIEATAQPTGGLAVTVELPPRG, from the coding sequence GTGCGGCTGCCCCTGCGTGCCCGGACCTCCCTCGGCCTGCTGACCTGCCTGCTGCTCGGCGGCCTCTTCGTGCCGTGGGCGTACCAGCACCTGGCCAACATCCGGCGCGCCGTCTTCTACGACTCCCTGTTCCTGCGCTGCTCGGACGACTGGCGGGACGTCGGCGCCAGCGGGTGCGCGCCCTCGGACTACGACCCCCTCGAGGCCGTCGTCCTGCTGGTCCTCGTCAGTGCACTGGTCCTGGCAGCGGTGGTCGGGCTGACCGTGTGGAGCGGGCGGCCACTGCGTCGGCTGAGCGTCACCGTGCAGCGGTTCGGGCCGCAGAACCTCGCCGAGCGCACCGACGTGCCCGCCCGCCGCGGCCAGTTCGGCCAGCTCGCCGGGGGCATCGACGCGATGCTGGACCGGGTCGCGGAGGGCTACGACGCCCAGCGCCGGTTCGCCGCCAACGCCTCGCACGAGCTGCGCACCCCGCTCGCCCTGCAGCGCACCCTGATCGAGGTCGGCCTGTCCGGGGACCCGACACCGGACCAGGTGCAGCTGCTCACCCGGCAGCTGCTGACCACCAACGAGCGCAACGAGGCGCTCATCGAGGGCCTGCTGGTGCTGGCCGAGACCGACCAGGCCGTCGTGACCCGCAGTCCCCAGCGGCTGGACGCCATCGCCGCCGACGTCGCCTCGGTCTACCAGCAGCTGGCCGGGGCGGCCGGCGTCCGGCTGCAGACCGCCCTGGAGCCGGTGGTCGTGGCCGGGGAGGCGGCGCTGCTGGAACGGCTGATCGCCAACCTGGTCCACAACGGCATCAAGTACAACGTCCCGGGCGGCGAGGTGTGTCTGCGCGTGACGCCCGGGCAGCCGGTGCTGCAGGTGACCAACACCGGCCCGCTGGTGCCCGCCGAGTCCGTGCCGCGGTTGTTCGAGCCCTTCCGGCGGGCCCGCGGCGACCGGCTGGACCACAGCGGCGGTGCCGGGCTCGGACTCACCATCGCCCGGTCGATCACCCAGGCGCACGCCGGACACATCGAGGCCACCGCCCAGCCGACCGGCGGGCTCGCGGTGACCGTGGAGCTGCCGCCACGGGGCTGA
- a CDS encoding DUF4396 domain-containing protein — translation MHDSTVHPVHGSTPSVSWAMAAQATLHCLTGCAIGEVLGMAIGTAVGLPAAGTVVLSIVLAFVFGYALTMRGVLRAGLPLRAALGVALAADTVSITVMEVIDNTVMVAVPGAMDAGLGSALFWLSLAGALALAFVLTVPVNRWLMSRGRGHAVVHQLH, via the coding sequence ATGCACGACAGCACGGTCCACCCGGTCCACGGCTCCACGCCGTCCGTCAGCTGGGCCATGGCGGCCCAGGCCACCCTGCACTGCCTCACCGGCTGCGCGATCGGTGAGGTGCTCGGCATGGCGATCGGGACGGCGGTGGGCCTGCCCGCCGCCGGCACCGTCGTCCTGTCGATCGTGCTGGCCTTCGTCTTCGGCTACGCGCTGACGATGCGCGGTGTGCTCCGCGCCGGCCTGCCCCTGCGGGCGGCGCTGGGCGTGGCACTGGCCGCCGACACGGTGTCCATCACGGTCATGGAGGTCATCGACAACACGGTCATGGTCGCCGTCCCCGGGGCGATGGACGCCGGCCTGGGCAGCGCGCTGTTCTGGCTGTCCCTCGCCGGGGCGCTGGCGCTGGCGTTCGTGCTCACCGTGCCGGTCAACCGCTGGCTGATGAGCCGCGGCCGGGGCCACGCGGTGGTGCACCAGCTGCACTGA